The following coding sequences are from one Ammoniphilus sp. CFH 90114 window:
- a CDS encoding Dps family protein, producing MNQPLTQVLNKQIANWSVLYIKLHNYHWYVKGPQFFTLHAKFEEFYTEASLHIDELAERLLALGGQPVATMKNILALSSVQEASGEETAEKMVESIIEDFTQLLGELKEGMGIADEENDETTGDMLLAIFSSLEKHVWMLRAFSGK from the coding sequence CTCAAGTCCTCAACAAGCAAATTGCAAACTGGAGCGTGCTATACATCAAGTTACATAATTACCATTGGTATGTGAAAGGACCTCAATTCTTCACTCTACATGCTAAGTTTGAAGAATTCTATACAGAAGCATCCCTACATATTGATGAGCTAGCAGAACGTCTACTCGCTTTAGGTGGACAACCGGTAGCCACAATGAAAAATATTCTGGCTCTTTCCTCTGTTCAAGAAGCGTCCGGTGAGGAAACAGCCGAGAAAATGGTAGAATCCATCATCGAAGACTTTACTCAATTACTTGGTGAACTTAAAGAAGGAATGGGTATTGCAGATGAAGAGAATGATGAAACAACAGGGGATATGCTTCTTGCTATCTTCTCTAGCCTAGAGAAGCATGTATGGATGTTGCGTGCTTTCTCCGGTAAATAA